The sequence below is a genomic window from Sporomusaceae bacterium FL31.
GTCTGGAAAAGTCAGGAGCGGCCGCGACCGCTGACTTTACGCAATCAGCTAAAAAAATTCATGATGCTGTGGATAGCGTCTTGAAACAACAGGGGATTAATCCTTCAGAGACCAAAGAAATCAATAAAGAAGTTCCGCGTCAAGGGGTTGAGGGGAAAATTCGCTGGCATGCCCGGGATCTCGCAGGCAGTGTTTCTACTGAAGCGGCACGAAGTTTGCAGCAGAATCTAGCTTCACAAGTGAAAAAGGCTGGCGGTGAAGTGCTGACAGCCCAACCTGATCATTATCAAGGGTTACCGGTATTGCGAATTGATATTGGATTGAGGGATAGTTTGGGTGGCGATGCGGTTACCATTGTTACTGATCGAATTTTTATTGCCGAGAAAGGAACTGCTGCTGCTCAACCGGCGATTAAAACCCGGGGAGAACTTGCGTTAGTTATTGATGATTTTGGCTACACCAAAGAACCAATTGCCGCTTTTGCCGCTATTAACAAACCCTTAACCTTTGCTGTTTTGCCATACCGTACTTACAGCAATGAGGCTGCTGCTCGCGGGATTAGTTCTGGGCATCAAGTTATCTTACATTTGCCAATTGAACCATTATCAGCAGCGGAGCAGTCAGAGCAAATTACGATCACCGTAGATATGAGTGATTCTGATATTCAGGCAACGGTGGTGAATGCCGTACAATCACTGCCCGGGATTATTGGAGTAAATAATCATCAGGGTTCGCGTGGAACAGCAGATAAGCGGGTAATGCGCAATGTGCTGTCAGTCCTTAAAAGTAAAAACCTGGTTTTCCTGGATAGTCGCACCAATAGTCAGTCGGTCGCCTATGATACAGCACGGCAATTAGGAGTGCGGACTGGCGAAAACAATATATTCCTGGATAATGATAATGATATTAGTGCAATCAAACAGCAAATACGAACAGCAGGTGAGATTGCTGCACGACGCGGCACTGCAATCGCCATTGGTCATGCGCGCATGAATACAGCAGCAGCGGTCAAGGAAATGATTCCAGAACTTGAAGCAGCAGGTATTAAGCTTGTTTTTGCTGACCAATTGTTGCAATAGAAATCTTCACAATTTCTTCACAATCTCTTCATAATGGCCTGCTATAGTTAGGCTATGGATGTTAAAGGAGGCGATTGTTTATGAGCATGACTCATTATATGGAATTACTGGCCGTAAATCAGCCATGGAATTTAATCATCTATATGGTAATTCCTGTAGCGTTGGCAGAAGCACTTGTTGCGACTGAATTCTTTGTGGTTTTTCACCAGTTAAAATCTGGGGCATTACGGGCAGTTAATAAGTGGTTAGGAATTATATTAGGCTTCTACTTCCTCGGCATATTTCTGCAATTAGGATTTAGCGTTGTTCCACACATTGAGTGGCGTGGACCTGCTGATATTCTAGCAGTTGGCTCATACTTGGCAGGAGTGGTACCACTATTCGGTATTGCTTTATTGGAACTGGGCATTATTGGCTCAAGCAAAACTGCTGAAGAAAAAATGAAGCTGCATTTCATTTTACTCACAATCTTTCTTGTGGTAGCCCATGTAGCCATGATTTTCGGTATGCTTGATCCGCAACTGCTTGGCTGGAATACCGCGAATACACACAATACTCATATGATGAATCATCAATAATGGCATTGATAGTCTGTCCAGCTGGGCAGGCTATTTTTTGGGGGGAAAGCTTGGGATACCGCAGAACATCCATTTCTGCTAGTTGGTTTAGCAGGAATATTATGGATATAAATGGAATGTAGGCTAGTACATTGATTTCACGACATATTCAGGAGGTGCTTAACCTTGCATAAGCAAATCGTTATGACCAGACCCTTGCTGCCTGCTGCTCAACAGAAGCTGATCGATCACCACTTTGATATTAAAGTTTGGGAAGAGACTGTACCAATATCCAGGCAGCTGTTGATGGAATGGCTGCACCATGCTGAAGGTTTGGTTGTAGATGGCAGTGTGATCGTTGATGAGCAATTATTGGAGGCAGCTCCTAATTTACAGGTTATCGTGCAGCCTGCGGTAGGTTATGATAATATTGATATCAATGCCTGCACGCGGCGTGGGATACCAGTAGGAAATACACCGGGTGTGCTGGTCGAAGCGACAGCTGATTTGACTTTTGGCTTACTCTTATGTGCTGTGCGGCGAATTCATGAGGGCTGGGATTTTGTACGTCAAGGAAAGTGGCAAATCAATCAAAATATCCCATTTGGGTTGGATTTGTATGGAAAAACCTTGGGGATTGTTGGCATGGGACGTATTGGTGCTGCTGTGGCCCGTAGAGCGCAAGCCTTTGGGATGAAGGTGATTTATTATAACCGTAAACAGCGATTGGATGAGCAAAAGCTTGAGGTTATCTATTCCTCATTGGATCATCTGTTGGAACAGGCTGACTGTATTATTGTGCTTAGCCCGCTTTCACCTGAAACCCAAGGCATGTTTAGTTGGGAGCAGTTTGCCAAAATGAAGCCTACAGCCTATTTTGTCAATGCTGCTCGAGGGCCAATCGTCGATACGGCAGCCCTTGTTGATGCACTGACCACCAATAAGATAGCTTATGCGGCACTGGATGTTACCAATCCGGAACCTCTTTATGGTGAGCATCCGCTGCTGAAACTGCCTAATGTCTTAATCACTCCCCATATTGGCAGCGCTACTGTAGAAACCAGGAATAGAATGGCTTTATTAACTGCGGATAATTTATTGGCAGGTATGGCCAGACAACCATTACCTGCGTGTGTCAATAGTGAAGTATATAAGTAGTGACTATGAAAGAGACGCCTTACTGGTTTTTAAACCAGTAAGGCGTCTCTTTTGCAAAGCGTTCGATGCTGAAAATTAAAATAGGTTCGCTATTTAACTAAGATTTTCTTTTTCTACAAAATAACTTCTGACAACCAGGTCCGGTATTTTTTCGGAATTGCCGTTTGCGCTAAATAACTATTTTTGCAGGCTGCTATAGATTGAGCCTGATAATAGGTTTCCCATGTTTTACTCATCAGGGTATCTCCGCAGGGAAGATAATGCAAAAACTCGGCGGCTGGTTGGACAAGCAGTTTCTGATTCTCCAGGATTAAAGCTTGATTGTCTAGAATCATGATCAACCTGGCATCGGGATAGCGTAATGAGAATTTGCGGAGGATAAGGTCTGCTGTACGATGAAACAGTTTGGGTTGTGTTACCCAGGTATTGTCAGGTGCCGGGGAAAAGCGAATAAAAGCTGACACACGGTGAACCTCATGCGATACGGCTTTTGACCGTTCAATAAATAGTTTGCTGATATCCCCAATTCCACCAAAACAAAAAGCATGCCCATAGCGAAGAGCCTGTTCAAGTGCCGCAAAAATAACGACAGTTCTATCCGTTGATTGATAACGTACATTATTACGGATAAGCTGAGTGAGCTTCTTGCCTGGCTTATCTAACAGCCAATTGGCATCCAGCCCGCAAAAATGCTGAACTTCAGCGATTAAAGAAGGCAGTAGGCTTGTGTCGGCATTATATTCATTAGTAAACATGAATAATCCCAGACTTTCCTGCTCTCCTTTGATGCAAGGTAAGTCATTGTGCAATTGCGCCAGTAATGCAGCTTTGATCATTGATAAAGGAGTTGGCGAACATAAAATCACGAGAAATCACCTCACCAGCATGACTTGGTCAGCACCGACCTAGATAATAATAAATAAATGGCAAATCATTATGTTATTTAATATTATAAGCTACGAACGTATGTTTTGCAAACATTTGTACTGTTTAGCTGGGAAATACATATGAATGGATTGTTCAAACTTTATCAAAAAAAATTTATATAATGACAAGTTATTCTTTCGTCAAGTGCGAAAAATGTCGTATAATAGATCTTGGCAAAAAAACGAACACTAC
It includes:
- a CDS encoding permease — its product is MSMTHYMELLAVNQPWNLIIYMVIPVALAEALVATEFFVVFHQLKSGALRAVNKWLGIILGFYFLGIFLQLGFSVVPHIEWRGPADILAVGSYLAGVVPLFGIALLELGIIGSSKTAEEKMKLHFILLTIFLVVAHVAMIFGMLDPQLLGWNTANTHNTHMMNHQ
- a CDS encoding D-glycerate dehydrogenase — protein: MHKQIVMTRPLLPAAQQKLIDHHFDIKVWEETVPISRQLLMEWLHHAEGLVVDGSVIVDEQLLEAAPNLQVIVQPAVGYDNIDINACTRRGIPVGNTPGVLVEATADLTFGLLLCAVRRIHEGWDFVRQGKWQINQNIPFGLDLYGKTLGIVGMGRIGAAVARRAQAFGMKVIYYNRKQRLDEQKLEVIYSSLDHLLEQADCIIVLSPLSPETQGMFSWEQFAKMKPTAYFVNAARGPIVDTAALVDALTTNKIAYAALDVTNPEPLYGEHPLLKLPNVLITPHIGSATVETRNRMALLTADNLLAGMARQPLPACVNSEVYK